The following proteins are co-located in the Pelecanus crispus isolate bPelCri1 chromosome 5, bPelCri1.pri, whole genome shotgun sequence genome:
- the LRRC8B gene encoding volume-regulated anion channel subunit LRRC8B: MITLTELKYLADAQSSYHILKPWWDVFWYYLTMIMLLVAVLAGALQLTQTRVLCCLPCKLEFDNHCAVPWDLVKANLNMSASSTAQIIIPLKIQNDLHRQQYSYIDAVCYERQLHWFAKFFPYLVLLHTFIFAACSNFWLYYPSTSSRLEHFVAILQKCFDSPWTTRALSETVAEQSVRKLPIAKSKTVISSPGSSVDIRASRQSLPYSQPGLETTGRENSSSVLDKKEGEQAKAIFEKVKKFRVHVEEKDVIYTVYMKQIIVKVIVFVIIIIYVPYYLSFITLEIDCVVNVQAFTGYKRYQCVYSLAEIFKVLASFYVVLVIFYGLTCTYSLWWMLRSSLKQYSFEKLREKSNYSDIPDVKNDFAFILHLADQYDPLYSQRFSIFLSDLSENKLKQINLNNEWSVEKLKNKLVRNSQDKTELHLFMLNGLPDTVFELTDIEVLSLELIPEAKLPSAVTQLVNLKELNVYHSSLTMDYPAVSFLEENLKTLRLKSSEMGRIPFWVFHLKNLQELCLTGYFMLDHHNSIYNESFQGLKNLRSIHLKNNLSRIPQVVTDLLPSLQHLSINNEGNKLIVLNNLKKLVNLRTLELICCDLERIPHSIFTLNNLHEIDLKENNLRTVEEIISFQHLKNLSCLKLWHNSISYIPVQIGALSNLEQLYLNYNNIKNVPLQLFLCKKLYYLDLSYNKLTSIPEEISYLTNLQYLALTKNHIEMLPDGLFQCKKLQFLLLGNNSLMNLSPCVGQLLNLVQLELIGNYLESLPAELEECQFLKRNSLIVEERLLKTLPLRVRERLQACSDKC, translated from the exons ATGATCACACTAACAGAACTCAAATACTTAGCAGATGCCCAGTCATCCTACCACATACTAAAACCATGGTGGGATGTCTTCTGGTATTACCTCACCATGATAATGCTGCTAGTTGCTGTGCTCGCTGGGGCTCTCCAGCTTACTCAAACCAGAGTATTGTGTTGTCTTCCTTGCAAGCTAGAATTTGACAATCATTGTGCCGTGCCTTGGGATTTAGTGAAAGCCAACCTTAACATGTCGGCTAGCTCTACAGCACAGATAATCATCCCGcttaaaattcagaatgatCTTCATCGGCAGCAGTATTCCTATATTGATGCAGTATGTTATGAGAGACAGCTTCACTGGTTTGCCAAATTTTTTCCATACCTAGTGCTTCTGCATacctttatttttgcagcttgCAGTAATTTCTGGCTTTACTATCCTAGTACGAGTTCCAGGCTTGAGCACTTTGTAGCCATTCTTCAGAAGTGTTTTGATTCTCCATGGACAACGCGTGCCCTCTCAGAAACAGTTGCCGAGCAGTCTGTGAGGAAGTTGCCGATAGCCAAATCAAAAACAGTGATTTCATCACCTGGGAGTTCAGTAGATATAAGGGCCAGCAGACAGTCCCTGCCATATTCGCAACCTGGCTTGGAAACAACTGGAAGAGAAAATTCCTCAAGTGTTCTTGACAAAAAAGAAGGGGAACAAGCTAAAGCTATATttgaaaaagtgaagaaattcagAGTACACGTTGAAGAGAAGGATGTCATATATACAGTGTATATGAAACAGATTATAGTGAAAGTCATTGtatttgtaataataataatttatgtcCCCTACTATTTATCATTTATTACACTTGAAATTGATTGTGTAGTTAATGTTCAAGCCTTTACAGGCTACAAAAGGTACCAGTGTGTTTATTCGCTAgcagaaatttttaaagttttggcTTCATTTTATGTTGTTTTAGTGATCTTCTATGGCTTAACTTGTACTTATAGTCTGTGGTGGATGTTAAGAAGTTCACTTAAGCAATATTCTTTTGAGAAGTTGAGGGAGAAAAGTAATTACAGTGATATACCAGATGTAAAGAATGACTTTGCATTTATTCTCCACTTGGCAGATCAGTATGATCCTCTTTATTCCCAACGATTCTCAATATTCCTGTCTGATTTGagtgaaaacaaactgaaacagataAATCTTAACAATGAATGGTCggtggaaaaactgaaaaataaactagtAAGAAATTCCCAAGACAAGACAGAACTTCACCTTTTCATGTTAAATGGTCTTCCAGACACTGTCTTTGAACTGACAGACATAGAAGTCCTAAGCCTGGAACTTATTCCTGAAGCCAAACTTCCTTCAGCTGTGACCCAGCTAGTCAATCTCAAAGAACTGAATGTTTATCACTCATCACTAACTATGGATTATCCAGCAGTCagctttttagaagaaaatctgaaaacattGCGCCTGAAATCTAGTGAGATGGGGAGAATTCCATTTTGGGTCTTTCATCTGAAAAACCTGCAAGAATTGTGCTTAACAGGATATTTCATGCTAGATCATCACAACTCCATATACAACGAAAGCTTTCAGGGGCTAAAAAATCTGAGATCAATTCACTTAAAAAACAACCTTTCCCGTATACCTCAAGTGGTTACAGATCTTCTGCCTTCTTTACAACACTTGTCGATCAACAATGAGGGAAATAAACTGATAGTGCTGAATAACCTGAAGAAGCTGGTGAACCTGAGAACCTTGGAATTAATCTGCTGTGATTTAGAGCGCATTCCCCATTCCATTTTTACCCTAAACAATTTGCATGAAattgacttaaaagaaaataatctcagAACAGTGGAAGAAATAATTAGTTTTCAACATCTTAAGAACCTTTCTTGCTTAAAATTGTGGCACAACAGTATTTCATATATCCCAGTGCAGATTGGTGCGTTATCAAACCTGGAACAATTGTATctaaattataataatattaaaaatgttccaTTGCAgctatttctttgtaaaaaattaTACTATTTGGATCTTAGTTATAATAAGCTAACCTCCATCCCTGAAGAAATCAGCTATCTGACCAATCTGCAGTACTTGGCTTTGACAAAAAACCAC aTTGAAATGCTGCCTGATGGattatttcagtgcaaaaagCTGCAATTTCTTCTTCTGGGAAATAACAGTCTGATGAATTTGTCCCCTTGTGTGGGTCAGCTACTGAATCTTGTTCAATTAGAGCTCATTGGAAACTATCTTGAATCACTTCCTGCTGAACTGGAAGAATGTCAGTTCTTAAAGCGGAATAGTCTCATTGTAGAAGAAAGGTTGTTAAAAACACTTCCACTTCGTGTAAGAGAGCGTTTGCAGGCATGCTCAGATAAGTGCtaa